The proteins below come from a single Cylindrospermopsis raciborskii Cr2010 genomic window:
- a CDS encoding UbiA family prenyltransferase, with protein MYKYLKINQWWGNKISPLMAYAFLGVSHDSTQPSALSLTVQLLLFLLACFGIAGFGHLFLDAFDQREDRLNGKSNGWLSLGKVKASLVLSLLFITAWLPLYFLPHWATVRWLVAGEFILFIIYAVPPLRFKERGMPGIIVDGLYGYVMPALVAWTIFAPEPQGLSAFTYPVCLLLWLLPKGIRHILRHQYYDFDGDCGAGVSTFAVRHGRTATLKVIQNYLLPIELPAMVLALTVLSWPMILPMIGFMAFSGWEWRVLRQQWLQPVPPPRLWKPIEWSEWLGMRFLSTFTELLLPLLSLWVMLLRHPSLWPLSLVYLLIAGWPLKLWWGEVSPLVLKRFDGAQR; from the coding sequence ATGTATAAATACTTGAAGATTAACCAATGGTGGGGCAACAAGATCAGTCCCCTAATGGCCTATGCCTTTCTGGGTGTATCTCATGATTCGACTCAACCGTCTGCCCTCTCCCTGACGGTGCAGTTACTGCTGTTTTTGCTGGCCTGTTTTGGCATTGCTGGTTTCGGTCATCTCTTTCTTGATGCCTTTGATCAGCGGGAGGATCGCCTGAACGGTAAGTCCAATGGCTGGCTGAGCCTAGGTAAGGTCAAGGCTAGCCTGGTACTTTCTTTACTGTTTATAACGGCCTGGCTGCCACTCTACTTTCTCCCCCATTGGGCCACGGTACGGTGGCTGGTGGCCGGAGAGTTTATCCTATTTATAATCTATGCCGTGCCACCTTTGCGGTTTAAGGAACGGGGCATGCCAGGCATTATTGTTGATGGCCTCTATGGCTATGTAATGCCTGCCCTTGTAGCTTGGACGATATTTGCTCCTGAACCTCAAGGATTATCAGCTTTTACCTATCCGGTATGCCTGCTGCTCTGGCTGCTTCCCAAGGGTATACGCCATATACTGCGTCATCAGTACTATGATTTTGATGGCGATTGTGGGGCCGGAGTTAGCACCTTTGCCGTGCGCCATGGTCGCACCGCCACCCTAAAGGTGATTCAAAACTATCTGCTGCCCATTGAGCTGCCGGCTATGGTGCTGGCGCTGACGGTGCTTTCCTGGCCAATGATTTTACCTATGATTGGCTTCATGGCCTTTTCCGGTTGGGAATGGAGAGTGCTGCGTCAACAGTGGCTGCAGCCCGTACCCCCGCCCCGTCTCTGGAAACCGATTGAATGGTCAGAATGGCTGGGTATGCGGTTCCTGTCTACCTTCACCGAACTCCTGCTACCCCTGCTTTCTCTATGGGTTATGTTACTGCGCCATCCATCCCTATGGCCCCTGTCATTGGTTTACCTCCTGATTGCCGGTTGGCCCTTAAAGCTCTGGTGGGGTGAAGTGAGTCCCCTGGTATTGAAACGATTCGATGGAGCCCAGCGATGA
- a CDS encoding zinc ribbon domain-containing protein, with protein MYFIENKIGAIVFGWNKGQKDSIDLGSKNNQKFVQIPTARLKDRIAQLCKQYGIDFIETEESYTSQSSFFDCDNIPKFGEKPEGWEASGKRVSRGVYQTSDGFKINADCNGAANILKKVAVMLGIDLSGISRGCLSQPQKVRLWTLQKSPCL; from the coding sequence ATGTACTTTATTGAAAATAAGATTGGTGCTATTGTTTTTGGATGGAATAAAGGACAAAAAGATAGTATTGATTTAGGGTCTAAAAACAATCAGAAGTTTGTGCAAATTCCCACAGCAAGATTAAAAGACCGTATTGCTCAATTATGTAAACAATACGGAATAGATTTTATTGAAACAGAAGAATCATACACTTCTCAATCATCGTTTTTTGATTGCGACAATATACCTAAATTCGGTGAAAAACCCGAAGGGTGGGAAGCAAGCGGGAAACGAGTTAGTCGTGGAGTATATCAAACTTCTGATGGGTTCAAAATTAATGCGGACTGTAATGGTGCTGCTAATATTTTGAAAAAAGTAGCGGTGATGCTAGGAATTGATCTTAGCGGAATCAGTAGAGGCTGTTTAAGCCAGCCTCAGAAAGTTCGTTTATGGACTCTTCAGAAATCTCCGTGTCTTTAG
- a CDS encoding methyltransferase domain-containing protein — MRQVIRDKDLNHLLLKRGYIQQPLLLDSEVSYLLEETQKAYPESRFSPDKANISQSYVANSYTDQSEEVRAIGPKIIQNILSPHIEDLLDDYRILYCGLFVKAPRGGWLDIHYHPTVVEDLKHWIIDIWCPLLDTDLSNGTLCVVPESHKIFPEVIDYPSETALFCRDYKRNIREKYSIALPSKAGHGVIFEDSLLHWSPQNLTNSARYAVHCTCIPREAIAVHIHFDSRSPQQFEIYEGTDKFFEEEFGRPVPRPGDLKLLKIIPNQNRPYGFEEFQERMGNAAQLRQELYPDSYYVSPVEFANLLQKEQEMYREVHYPIPISEELAAEPILMDAATRLLNGPPQEVQPQTAKIPPLLSRITATVKRLLRAQSRSTRNISQPSEVVRDVRSPVNQHTVADVKRYYEKWTRSYIEGFGEVFQGSRPTSTDELLEYLIQSARLEDGIRVLDAGCGVCGPAIRFAEQFNLNIEALTLAQVQVEESQKRIKAKGLEHQINVRQGDFHHLAQLYPANSFDRVLFLESLCHAEDYRRALEQAKKVLKPGGFLYIKDFYAVDHRSCPELLELHAKDLRELNRIYCLVMPDLPGMVDIISELGFDIYYMRKPMYAYSPAAWKNFMRHTNTFWVRESGKAIEDIEFLAYKPLN, encoded by the coding sequence ATGCGTCAAGTTATTCGAGACAAGGACCTAAACCACCTGCTCCTCAAGAGAGGGTATATTCAGCAACCACTGCTACTAGACTCGGAAGTTAGTTATTTGCTAGAGGAGACTCAGAAAGCCTATCCTGAAAGTAGGTTTTCTCCCGATAAAGCCAATATTTCCCAGTCCTATGTCGCCAACAGTTACACAGATCAATCGGAGGAAGTCCGTGCGATTGGTCCTAAGATTATACAGAATATTTTATCGCCCCATATCGAGGATCTACTGGATGACTACCGGATTCTCTACTGCGGGCTATTCGTTAAAGCTCCAAGGGGTGGCTGGCTGGATATTCATTATCATCCAACCGTAGTGGAGGATTTAAAGCACTGGATCATCGATATCTGGTGTCCATTGCTGGATACAGACCTATCTAATGGCACCCTCTGTGTTGTTCCGGAGAGCCATAAAATCTTCCCAGAGGTTATTGACTATCCTTCCGAGACGGCTCTTTTTTGTCGAGACTATAAGCGAAATATTCGTGAAAAGTATTCCATTGCCCTGCCATCAAAAGCTGGGCATGGGGTGATTTTTGAAGATAGTTTACTCCATTGGTCACCCCAGAATTTGACAAATTCTGCCCGTTACGCGGTTCATTGCACCTGTATTCCTAGAGAAGCAATTGCTGTTCATATTCATTTTGACTCCAGGTCTCCTCAACAGTTTGAAATCTATGAAGGGACAGATAAATTTTTTGAAGAAGAATTTGGTAGACCCGTACCACGACCTGGGGATCTAAAGCTACTTAAAATTATTCCTAATCAGAATCGTCCCTACGGGTTTGAAGAGTTTCAAGAGCGCATGGGGAATGCAGCCCAACTGCGCCAAGAACTTTATCCAGATAGTTACTATGTTTCTCCGGTAGAATTTGCTAACCTGCTTCAGAAAGAGCAGGAAATGTACCGGGAAGTTCACTATCCTATCCCGATCTCTGAGGAATTAGCTGCAGAGCCTATCCTCATGGATGCGGCTACGCGGTTATTAAATGGTCCACCGCAGGAGGTACAACCCCAAACAGCCAAGATACCACCCTTACTGAGCCGCATCACTGCCACTGTCAAGCGGTTACTTAGGGCGCAGTCTCGGTCAACGCGGAACATTTCCCAGCCGTCCGAGGTGGTTCGGGATGTACGTTCCCCTGTTAACCAACATACCGTTGCCGATGTTAAACGCTACTACGAAAAATGGACCCGTAGCTATATCGAAGGTTTTGGAGAGGTTTTTCAGGGATCAAGACCCACCTCTACGGACGAATTGCTTGAGTATTTGATTCAATCCGCCAGGTTAGAAGATGGGATTAGGGTCTTAGACGCGGGTTGTGGAGTGTGTGGACCAGCCATTAGATTTGCTGAACAGTTTAACTTAAATATTGAAGCCCTCACCCTTGCCCAGGTGCAGGTTGAGGAATCTCAAAAACGCATTAAAGCTAAGGGATTGGAACACCAGATTAATGTCAGGCAGGGCGATTTTCATCACCTGGCTCAGTTGTATCCGGCTAACAGTTTTGACCGAGTCCTATTTCTGGAATCCTTATGCCATGCTGAAGATTATCGTCGAGCTTTAGAACAGGCTAAAAAGGTCCTTAAACCGGGTGGCTTTCTCTATATCAAGGATTTTTACGCCGTTGATCACCGTTCTTGCCCTGAGTTACTGGAGTTACATGCTAAAGATCTACGGGAGTTAAACCGAATCTACTGCCTGGTAATGCCAGATCTTCCAGGTATGGTAGATATAATCAGCGAGTTAGGATTTGACATCTATTACATGCGTAAGCCTATGTATGCCTATTCTCCGGCGGCATGGAAAAACTTTATGCGGCATACCAATACCTTTTGGGTTAGAGAGTCAGGAAAGGCGATCGAAGACATTGAATTTCTGGCCTATAAGCCCTTGAATTGA